One part of the Flavobacterium johnsoniae UW101 genome encodes these proteins:
- a CDS encoding agmatine deiminase family protein, translating to MSTNNRRFPAEWEKQQGIVLCFPHNGNDWPGKYEAVQWAFVEFIKKVAAFETVFLVVADEKLKEKVADMLERARVNLKNVSYIIHKTNRSWMRDSGPIIVKNGSKREALNFNFNGWAKYKNYQLDKFVPGKVADFIDVPLTQVMYKGKPVIVEGGAIDVNGKGTLLTSEECLMHPTIQVRNAGFTKEDYEAVFKEYLGVTNVIWLGDGIEGDDTHGHIDDLCRFVNEDTIVTIVETDKNDSNYKPLQDNLKRLQNAKLENGKSPVIVALPMPKRVDFEDLRLPASYANFLILNNCVLVPTFNDSNDRAALNILAECFPDREVIGISCIDFIWGFGTLHCLSQQIPA from the coding sequence ATGTCAACAAATAATAGAAGATTTCCAGCAGAATGGGAAAAACAGCAAGGAATTGTATTGTGTTTTCCGCATAATGGCAATGACTGGCCGGGAAAATACGAAGCTGTTCAATGGGCTTTTGTAGAATTTATTAAAAAAGTAGCCGCTTTTGAAACTGTTTTTTTGGTCGTAGCCGATGAAAAGCTGAAAGAAAAAGTTGCAGATATGCTTGAAAGAGCCCGCGTAAACCTTAAAAACGTTTCGTATATCATTCATAAAACCAACAGAAGCTGGATGCGCGACTCTGGGCCGATTATTGTAAAAAATGGTTCAAAAAGAGAAGCGTTAAATTTTAACTTCAACGGCTGGGCAAAATATAAAAACTATCAATTAGATAAATTTGTTCCGGGTAAAGTGGCTGATTTTATCGATGTGCCTTTAACTCAGGTAATGTATAAAGGTAAACCGGTAATTGTAGAAGGCGGTGCGATTGATGTAAACGGAAAAGGAACTTTACTGACTTCTGAAGAGTGTTTAATGCACCCAACAATTCAGGTACGTAATGCCGGTTTTACAAAAGAAGATTATGAAGCAGTTTTTAAAGAATATCTTGGAGTAACCAATGTAATTTGGTTAGGAGATGGAATTGAAGGTGATGATACGCACGGTCACATCGACGATTTATGCCGATTTGTAAATGAAGATACCATCGTAACGATTGTTGAAACAGATAAAAATGATTCAAATTATAAGCCTTTGCAGGATAATTTGAAACGTTTGCAGAATGCAAAATTAGAAAACGGAAAATCTCCGGTTATTGTAGCATTACCAATGCCAAAACGTGTCGATTTTGAAGATTTACGTTTACCGGCAAGTTATGCTAATTTCTTAATTTTAAATAATTGTGTTTTAGTACCAACATTTAATGACAGCAACGATCGCGCAGCTTTAAATATTTTAGCTGAATGTTTCCCAGATCGTGAAGTAATCGGAATAAGCTGTATTGATTTTATATGGGGATTTGGAACTTTACATTGTTTAAGTCAGCAGATTCCTGCATAA
- a CDS encoding choice-of-anchor I family protein, whose protein sequence is MKNVTIKLLAALVFMTSCNNDENSNNEPEAVVNENPGTFKEIGSITIGGEAAAEISAYCEKTKRLFTVNNSGVNQIDVIDISDPAKPIRIGKIDLAIYEGAANSVSVFDGKLAVALESITNKQANGKVVVFNTSDYSLIKQVTVGALPDMITFSPDGKYIMTANEGEPNTDYSQDPNGTISIIETSTYNVTTLDFSSFANQAAALAKDGFRISKFAKTSFAQDIEPEYITISDDSKTAWVTLQENNGVAKVDLTSKTITAIYPLGLKDYNTTENAIDVSDSDNKIAFNPWKVKGLYMPDAISHFSVNNVPYFVTANEGDAREYTAYTDVKRMKNMTLDATVFPDAATLKLDANLGRLNLVADMGDIDGDGDLDEMVSFGARSFSIWNGNTGKIVFDSKNDVDKKTNELGTYDDKRSDDKGSEPEAVVVAKMGNQNILFVGLERSDAFMVYDVTNPVSPQYLQTVKTGDAPEGILFIPASKSPTKRSLLVVSSEGDGSVKIYQPDLK, encoded by the coding sequence ATGAAGAATGTAACTATCAAATTGTTAGCAGCTCTTGTATTTATGACAAGCTGTAATAACGATGAAAACTCTAACAATGAACCAGAAGCAGTTGTAAATGAAAATCCAGGAACTTTTAAAGAAATTGGATCAATTACAATTGGCGGTGAAGCTGCTGCAGAAATTTCTGCTTACTGCGAAAAAACAAAAAGACTTTTTACAGTAAATAACAGCGGTGTAAACCAAATTGACGTTATTGATATTTCAGATCCTGCAAAACCGATTAGAATAGGAAAAATTGATTTAGCTATTTATGAAGGTGCCGCAAATAGCGTTTCTGTTTTTGACGGAAAACTGGCAGTTGCTTTAGAATCAATCACAAATAAACAGGCAAATGGTAAAGTGGTTGTTTTTAATACATCTGACTATAGCTTAATTAAACAGGTCACTGTTGGTGCATTACCAGATATGATTACTTTTTCTCCAGATGGAAAATATATTATGACCGCTAATGAAGGTGAGCCAAATACTGATTATTCTCAAGATCCAAACGGAACAATTTCTATTATTGAAACTAGCACTTACAATGTTACAACTTTAGATTTCAGTTCGTTTGCTAACCAAGCTGCTGCTTTAGCAAAAGACGGATTTAGAATTTCAAAATTTGCTAAAACTAGTTTTGCTCAAGATATCGAACCAGAATATATTACCATTTCTGACGATTCTAAAACTGCATGGGTAACTTTACAGGAAAATAATGGCGTTGCAAAAGTTGATTTAACTTCTAAAACAATTACTGCTATTTATCCTTTAGGATTAAAAGATTATAATACTACTGAAAATGCAATTGATGTAAGCGACAGCGATAATAAAATTGCATTTAATCCTTGGAAAGTAAAAGGATTGTATATGCCAGATGCTATCAGTCATTTCTCTGTAAATAATGTTCCGTATTTTGTAACAGCTAATGAAGGTGATGCAAGAGAATATACAGCTTATACTGATGTGAAGCGAATGAAAAACATGACACTTGATGCAACTGTTTTTCCTGATGCTGCTACTTTAAAACTAGATGCGAATTTAGGAAGATTAAATCTTGTTGCTGATATGGGAGATATTGACGGCGATGGTGATTTAGACGAAATGGTGAGTTTTGGCGCAAGATCATTCTCTATCTGGAATGGAAACACAGGAAAAATTGTTTTTGACAGTAAGAACGATGTTGATAAAAAAACAAACGAATTAGGAACTTATGATGATAAGAGAAGTGATGATAAGGGTTCTGAACCAGAAGCGGTAGTTGTTGCTAAAATGGGAAATCAAAACATTTTATTTGTTGGTCTTGAAAGATCTGATGCATTTATGGTTTATGATGTAACAAATCCTGTTTCTCCACAATATTTACAAACAGTAAAAACAGGCGATGCCCCAGAAGGAATTCTTTTTATTCCGGCTTCAAAAAGTCCAACTAAAAGAAGTTTATTAGTAGTAAGCAGTGAAGGCGACGGATCTGTAAAAATATATCAGCCAGATTTGAAATAA
- a CDS encoding OmpA family protein, translated as MKKKLASVSLLLLALTAGAQNMATTSAKPSVDQPEYNKWSIELNGGVNKPTRAMTAGYTTESLNFFHGDLGVRYMFNPKFGVKLDVGYDQFKEKKNTPDFESRYVRASFQGVVNVGRALNFETWTNTIGILAHGGFGVSQISTETGFGGQDYMAHGIAGITGQIKLSNRVALTGDLTGIVNGRQNWNFDGMGNTTTGSFDGVLLNASVGLTFYLGKNEKHADWVGEEDRIGELEKRVDLIETGLIDSDKDGVADLYDLEPNTIAGVAVNTKGQSIDTNQNGVPDELESYLDKTYEKKGSGTATNNTVEELINGGYVNVYFDFNSSKPTNASLSGVDFLVKYLKNNPGKSADIIGYADEIGKTSYNTELSRKRAEAVKKVAVNAGIDASRLNVIANGEDTSVNKNSKEARQIVRRVTFQVK; from the coding sequence ATGAAAAAGAAATTAGCATCAGTATCCCTTTTACTATTAGCACTTACAGCAGGTGCTCAAAATATGGCTACCACATCAGCAAAACCAAGTGTTGACCAACCAGAATACAATAAATGGTCTATCGAACTTAATGGTGGTGTTAATAAACCAACCCGTGCAATGACTGCAGGTTATACTACAGAATCTTTAAATTTCTTTCACGGTGATTTAGGTGTAAGATATATGTTTAATCCTAAGTTTGGGGTAAAATTAGATGTAGGTTACGACCAGTTTAAAGAAAAGAAAAACACACCTGATTTTGAAAGCCGCTATGTTAGAGCCAGTTTTCAGGGGGTTGTTAACGTAGGACGTGCTTTAAATTTTGAAACCTGGACAAATACAATTGGTATTTTGGCACATGGTGGTTTTGGGGTTTCGCAAATTAGTACTGAAACTGGATTTGGAGGGCAGGATTATATGGCTCACGGAATCGCAGGTATTACAGGACAAATCAAACTTAGTAACAGAGTTGCTTTGACTGGTGACCTTACAGGAATTGTGAATGGAAGACAAAACTGGAATTTTGACGGTATGGGTAATACTACTACAGGTTCTTTTGATGGTGTATTATTAAACGCTTCTGTTGGTTTAACTTTTTACTTAGGTAAAAACGAAAAACATGCTGACTGGGTTGGCGAAGAAGACAGAATTGGTGAATTGGAAAAAAGAGTGGACTTAATCGAAACTGGTCTTATCGATTCAGACAAAGACGGAGTTGCTGATTTATACGATTTAGAGCCTAATACAATTGCAGGAGTTGCTGTTAATACAAAAGGACAATCTATTGATACAAATCAAAATGGTGTGCCGGATGAGCTAGAAAGCTATTTAGATAAAACTTACGAAAAGAAAGGCAGCGGAACTGCTACAAACAATACAGTTGAAGAGTTAATTAACGGTGGTTATGTAAATGTTTATTTTGATTTCAATTCATCTAAACCTACAAATGCTTCTTTATCTGGTGTTGATTTCTTAGTGAAATATTTGAAAAATAATCCAGGAAAATCTGCTGACATTATTGGTTATGCTGACGAAATTGGAAAAACAAGTTACAATACTGAATTATCAAGAAAAAGAGCTGAAGCAGTGAAAAAAGTAGCTGTAAACGCTGGAATCGATGCTTCAAGATTGAATGTAATTGCTAACGGAGAAGATACTTCGGTTAACAAAAACTCTAAAGAAGCACGTCAAATCGTGAGAAGAGTTACTTTCCAAGTAAAATAA
- a CDS encoding carbon-nitrogen hydrolase, whose protein sequence is MSKRKYKISVIQLNLNDVAENNLKKCISWVRDAASQGAEVILLPELYSSHYFCQSEDVDNFALAEPLYSTSFIAFSELAKELGVVIIVPFFEKRMAGIYHNSAYIIDTDGTEAGLYRKMHIPDDPHFYEKFYFTPGDLGFQAIETKKGTIGTLICWDQWYPEAARITALKGAEVLFYPTAIGWHPKEKEQYGENQYGAWMNVMKGHAVANGVFVAAANRIGLEKYIEGTEGIQFWGASFIAGPQGEILAQASHDKEEILIAEVDLDLQENVRQNWPFFRDRRIDAFGDITKRAIDK, encoded by the coding sequence ATGTCGAAAAGAAAGTATAAAATATCAGTTATTCAGTTAAACCTGAATGATGTAGCCGAAAACAATCTTAAAAAATGTATCAGCTGGGTAAGAGATGCTGCAAGCCAAGGAGCAGAGGTAATCTTACTTCCTGAATTATATAGCAGTCATTATTTCTGCCAAAGTGAAGATGTGGATAATTTTGCATTAGCAGAACCACTTTACAGTACTTCATTTATTGCTTTCAGCGAGTTGGCAAAAGAATTAGGAGTGGTAATTATTGTTCCTTTCTTCGAAAAAAGAATGGCAGGAATTTATCATAATAGTGCATACATTATCGATACAGATGGTACAGAAGCTGGTCTATACCGTAAAATGCACATTCCGGATGATCCGCATTTCTATGAAAAATTCTATTTTACCCCAGGTGACTTAGGTTTTCAGGCAATCGAAACTAAAAAAGGAACAATTGGAACATTAATATGCTGGGATCAATGGTATCCAGAAGCGGCACGTATTACTGCTTTAAAAGGTGCTGAGGTTTTATTTTATCCAACAGCAATTGGATGGCATCCAAAAGAAAAAGAGCAATATGGAGAAAACCAATACGGAGCATGGATGAATGTAATGAAAGGCCACGCCGTTGCAAATGGTGTTTTTGTTGCAGCAGCAAACAGAATTGGTCTTGAAAAATATATTGAAGGAACAGAAGGAATTCAATTTTGGGGAGCGTCATTTATTGCAGGACCTCAAGGAGAAATTTTAGCTCAGGCTTCTCATGATAAAGAAGAAATCTTGATTGCTGAGGTTGATTTAGATTTACAGGAAAATGTTCGTCAAAATTGGCCATTCTTTAGAGATAGAAGAATTGATGCTTTTGGTGATATTACAAAAAGAGCGATCGATAAATAA
- a CDS encoding DUF808 domain-containing protein has translation MASGFFVLLDDIAAIMDDVAVMSKVAAKKTAGILGDDLAVNAEKASGFASSRELPVLWAISKGSLLNKIIILPIAFLLSAFLPVAIIVILVLGGLFLAYEGAEKIYEFVFPHNHEGSEGITEETLTEEQILEAEKGKIKSAIITDFILSVEIVIIALGTVIDQPITQQIIVTSIIALIATIGVYGIVALIVRMDEAGYKLIKFSKGEKSISKFIGNILVKALPLVIKGLTIIGTIALLLVAGGIFVHYIPYFHHLAEKINIPSIIKEFVIGLILGFVVLGFVNLFKKIFKKKIA, from the coding sequence ATGGCATCAGGTTTTTTCGTACTATTAGACGATATAGCAGCAATTATGGACGACGTTGCAGTAATGAGTAAAGTTGCGGCAAAAAAAACAGCAGGAATTTTAGGAGATGATTTGGCGGTAAATGCCGAAAAAGCTTCGGGATTTGCATCTTCAAGAGAACTCCCGGTTTTATGGGCAATCAGTAAAGGATCATTGCTTAATAAAATTATTATTCTGCCAATCGCATTTCTGCTAAGTGCCTTTTTACCAGTTGCAATAATTGTCATTTTAGTTTTAGGAGGATTATTTTTAGCATATGAAGGTGCCGAAAAAATATACGAATTTGTATTTCCTCACAACCATGAAGGATCTGAAGGAATAACCGAAGAAACTTTGACCGAAGAACAAATACTTGAAGCCGAAAAAGGTAAAATAAAATCAGCAATTATAACCGATTTTATATTATCTGTAGAAATCGTAATTATTGCTTTGGGTACGGTTATAGACCAGCCTATTACACAGCAGATTATTGTAACATCAATAATAGCCTTGATCGCTACTATAGGAGTGTATGGTATTGTAGCTCTTATTGTAAGAATGGATGAAGCAGGGTATAAGCTTATTAAGTTTAGTAAAGGAGAAAAAAGTATTTCAAAATTCATTGGAAATATCTTAGTAAAAGCACTTCCGTTGGTTATTAAAGGGTTGACTATAATAGGTACAATTGCATTACTATTAGTTGCTGGCGGTATCTTTGTACACTATATTCCGTATTTTCATCATTTAGCAGAAAAAATTAATATCCCTTCCATAATAAAGGAATTTGTAATTGGGTTAATATTAGGTTTCGTTGTTTTAGGATTTGTAAATTTGTTCAAAAAGATTTTTAAAAAGAAAATAGCATAA
- a CDS encoding T9SS type A sorting domain-containing protein codes for MKENQQTFLLFLITCIFCITNSYSQESLVVTGGNASGAGGTASYSIGQIAYTVLSGSDQNAIQGVQQPYEITTLGNNEFAEIKLTMTAYPNPVIDELSLVVNDDILDDLSYGVFDINGKTVSQNLKVTTSETRVSMQGLNQGVYFLVINKNSKNIKTFKIIKK; via the coding sequence ATGAAAGAAAACCAACAAACTTTTTTATTGTTTTTAATTACTTGTATTTTCTGCATAACAAATAGTTATTCGCAGGAAAGCTTAGTAGTTACAGGAGGAAATGCTTCTGGTGCTGGCGGTACGGCAAGTTATTCTATTGGACAAATAGCGTATACAGTTTTATCAGGATCGGATCAAAACGCTATTCAGGGTGTTCAACAGCCATATGAAATAACAACCTTAGGCAATAATGAATTTGCCGAAATTAAGCTTACAATGACAGCTTATCCAAATCCGGTTATTGACGAGCTTAGTTTAGTTGTTAATGACGATATACTAGATGATTTATCTTATGGTGTATTTGATATAAATGGAAAAACTGTATCACAGAATCTAAAAGTAACAACTTCAGAAACCAGAGTTTCAATGCAGGGACTAAATCAAGGGGTTTATTTTTTGGTCATAAATAAGAATTCAAAAAATATTAAAACTTTTAAAATAATAAAAAAATAA
- the clpB gene encoding ATP-dependent chaperone ClpB, which produces MNINKFTIKSQEAIQLSQQLAQRNGQQQIENEHIFKAIFEVDENVAPFILKKLNVNVPLFLQILDSTIQSFPKVSGGDVMLSRDANKALNEAEIIAQKMNDEYVSIEHLILAIFDSKSKVSQILKDQGVTGKGLKAAIEELRKGERVTSASAEETYNSLNKYAKNLNELARTGKLDPVIGRDEEIRRVLQILTRRTKNNPMLIGEPGVGKTAIAEGLAHRIVDGDVPENLKDKIVFSLDMGALIAGAKYKGEFEERLKSVVKEVTAAEGDIVLFIDEIHTLVGAGGGEGAMDAANILKPALARGELRAIGATTLDEYQKYFEKDKALERRFQKVLIDEPDTESAISILRGIKEKYETHHKVQIKDEAIIAAVELSQRYITNRFLPDKAIDLMDEAASKLRMEINSKPEELDVLDRKIMQLEIEIEAIKREKEESKLKILGMELANLKEERNEIYAKWKQEKDIVDGIQAVKHEIEDFKYEAERAERDGDYGKVAEIRYGKIKEAQERQENLQKQLLEFQSGNSLIKEEVTREDIAEVVAKWTGIPVTKMLQTEREKLLHLEDELHKRVVGQEEAIEAVSDAVRRSRAGLQDMKKPVGSFLFLGTTGVGKTELAKALAEYLFDDENAMTRIDMSEYQERHSVSRLVGAPPGYVGYDEGGQLTEAVRRKPYSVVLLDEIEKAHPDTFNILLQVLDEGRLTDNKGRLADFRNTIIIMTSNMGSNIIQEKFENLKGSVEAATEAAKNEVLGLLKQTVRPEFINRIDEIVMFTPLTVENISRIVSLQLKSVTKMLALQGITMDATPEAIAYLADKGYDPHFGARPVKRVVQREVLNQLSKEILAGNITTDSIILLDAFDGNLVFRNQTEEAK; this is translated from the coding sequence ATGAATATAAACAAGTTTACTATTAAATCGCAGGAAGCCATACAGTTGTCTCAGCAATTAGCACAACGAAACGGCCAGCAGCAAATTGAAAATGAACACATTTTCAAAGCTATTTTTGAAGTTGATGAAAACGTTGCGCCATTCATTTTGAAGAAATTAAATGTAAATGTGCCTTTGTTTTTACAAATTTTAGACAGTACAATTCAGAGTTTTCCAAAAGTTTCCGGAGGCGATGTTATGCTTTCGAGAGATGCAAATAAAGCTTTGAACGAAGCAGAAATTATTGCACAAAAAATGAACGACGAATACGTTTCGATCGAGCATTTAATCTTGGCTATTTTTGATTCAAAAAGTAAAGTTTCTCAAATTTTAAAAGATCAGGGAGTTACAGGAAAAGGTCTGAAAGCAGCAATCGAAGAACTTCGTAAAGGAGAGAGAGTAACTTCTGCTTCTGCCGAAGAAACCTATAATTCATTAAATAAATACGCTAAAAATCTAAACGAATTAGCACGTACAGGAAAATTAGATCCGGTTATTGGCCGTGATGAAGAAATTCGTCGTGTATTACAAATTTTAACTCGTCGAACTAAAAACAACCCAATGCTTATTGGTGAACCCGGAGTTGGTAAAACCGCTATTGCCGAAGGTTTAGCACATAGAATTGTAGATGGAGATGTTCCTGAAAACCTGAAAGATAAAATCGTTTTCTCTTTAGATATGGGAGCTTTGATTGCCGGAGCAAAATATAAAGGAGAATTTGAAGAACGTTTAAAATCGGTTGTAAAAGAAGTTACAGCCGCAGAAGGTGATATCGTATTGTTTATTGATGAAATTCACACGCTTGTAGGTGCAGGTGGAGGAGAAGGCGCAATGGATGCGGCTAATATCCTGAAACCAGCTTTGGCGCGTGGAGAATTAAGAGCAATTGGTGCTACAACCTTAGACGAATATCAAAAGTATTTTGAAAAAGATAAAGCGCTTGAAAGACGTTTTCAAAAAGTATTAATCGATGAACCAGATACTGAAAGTGCTATTTCAATTTTACGTGGTATCAAAGAAAAATACGAAACGCATCATAAAGTTCAGATTAAAGACGAAGCAATTATTGCAGCTGTTGAACTTTCGCAAAGATATATTACCAATCGTTTTTTACCAGATAAAGCGATTGACTTAATGGACGAAGCTGCTTCTAAACTTCGTATGGAAATCAATTCAAAACCTGAGGAATTAGACGTTTTGGATCGTAAAATCATGCAGCTTGAAATTGAAATCGAAGCGATTAAACGTGAAAAAGAAGAAAGTAAGCTGAAAATTTTAGGTATGGAATTGGCCAACCTGAAAGAAGAGCGAAACGAGATCTATGCAAAATGGAAACAGGAAAAAGATATCGTTGACGGAATTCAGGCTGTAAAACACGAAATCGAAGACTTTAAATACGAAGCAGAACGCGCAGAACGTGATGGTGATTATGGAAAAGTAGCTGAAATTCGTTATGGTAAAATAAAAGAAGCACAAGAACGTCAGGAAAATTTGCAAAAGCAGTTATTGGAATTTCAATCTGGTAATTCTTTAATAAAAGAAGAAGTTACAAGAGAAGATATTGCAGAAGTTGTAGCAAAATGGACTGGAATTCCAGTAACAAAAATGCTTCAGACAGAGAGAGAAAAACTATTGCATCTTGAAGATGAATTACACAAACGTGTAGTTGGGCAGGAAGAAGCGATTGAAGCCGTGAGTGATGCCGTTCGCAGAAGCCGTGCCGGTTTGCAGGATATGAAAAAACCTGTTGGTTCATTCCTGTTTTTAGGAACAACCGGAGTTGGTAAAACGGAGCTTGCAAAAGCCTTAGCCGAATATCTTTTCGATGACGAAAATGCGATGACTCGTATCGATATGAGTGAATACCAGGAACGTCATAGTGTAAGCCGTTTGGTTGGTGCGCCTCCAGGATATGTAGGTTATGATGAAGGAGGTCAGTTAACAGAAGCTGTTCGTAGAAAACCTTATTCTGTTGTACTTTTAGACGAGATCGAAAAAGCACATCCGGATACTTTCAATATTTTATTGCAGGTTCTGGACGAAGGACGTTTAACAGACAATAAAGGACGTCTTGCCGATTTTAGAAATACGATTATTATTATGACTTCAAATATGGGAAGTAATATTATTCAGGAGAAATTTGAAAACCTAAAAGGAAGCGTTGAGGCAGCAACTGAAGCCGCTAAAAACGAAGTTTTAGGATTATTAAAGCAAACTGTTCGTCCTGAGTTTATCAACCGTATCGATGAGATTGTAATGTTTACACCGCTTACTGTAGAAAATATTTCAAGAATTGTAAGTTTACAGTTAAAGAGTGTTACTAAAATGCTGGCTCTGCAAGGTATTACAATGGATGCGACTCCAGAAGCGATTGCTTATCTGGCAGATAAAGGTTACGACCCTCATTTTGGAGCGAGACCTGTAAAACGTGTAGTTCAAAGAGAAGTCTTAAACCAATTGTCAAAAGAAATTCTGGCAGGGAATATTACAACAGATAGTATTATCTTATTAGATGCTTTTGATGGCAATTTGGTTTTTAGAAACCAGACTGAAGAAGCTAAATAA
- the ytxJ gene encoding bacillithiol system redox-active protein YtxJ → MSFLNSIFGSSENSEASKSKVNWTELTDILQLMEIEAISNEKPVVIFKHSTRCSISRMALKQFEREFDLEGVVDAYFLDLIAHRDISNEIASRFGVYHESPQLILIKNGKAVYNVSHSDIDAEALKSKV, encoded by the coding sequence ATGAGTTTTTTAAATTCAATCTTCGGAAGTTCAGAGAACTCAGAAGCATCAAAAAGTAAAGTAAACTGGACAGAATTAACTGATATTCTTCAGTTAATGGAAATAGAAGCCATTTCTAATGAAAAACCGGTTGTTATTTTTAAACACAGTACAAGATGCAGTATCAGCCGTATGGCATTAAAACAATTTGAAAGAGAATTTGATCTGGAAGGTGTAGTTGATGCTTATTTTCTGGATTTAATTGCTCACAGAGACATTTCAAATGAAATTGCCAGCAGATTTGGAGTTTATCATGAATCACCTCAGTTAATTTTAATTAAAAACGGAAAAGCTGTTTACAATGTTTCGCACAGTGATATTGATGCCGAAGCTTTGAAAAGTAAAGTTTAA
- a CDS encoding HD domain-containing protein → MDVQTAYQKTIIFATIKHLENNQTITDSNLPYVIHLSNVAMEILIASNHTDNFDLNFAVQVALLHDTLEDTNTTFEELEIEFGLEIAKGVSALTKNSNLPKEEKMLDSLDRILKLRKEVWAIKLADRITNLQKPPKTWDNLKRRNYKAEAAIILEKLKGGNTYLENRFQTKIEEYEAYLD, encoded by the coding sequence ATGGATGTTCAAACAGCTTACCAAAAAACCATAATTTTTGCCACTATAAAGCATTTAGAAAATAATCAGACTATTACTGATTCTAATCTTCCGTATGTTATTCATTTGAGTAATGTGGCGATGGAAATCCTGATTGCATCGAATCATACTGATAATTTTGATTTAAACTTTGCGGTGCAGGTTGCTTTATTACACGACACTTTAGAAGATACCAACACCACATTTGAGGAATTAGAAATTGAATTTGGATTGGAAATTGCCAAAGGCGTTTCTGCTCTTACAAAAAACAGCAATTTACCTAAAGAAGAAAAAATGCTGGATAGTTTAGACCGAATTTTAAAGCTGAGAAAAGAAGTCTGGGCCATAAAATTAGCGGACAGAATTACCAATTTACAAAAACCTCCCAAAACCTGGGACAATTTAAAAAGGAGAAATTATAAAGCTGAAGCAGCAATTATTCTGGAAAAATTAAAAGGCGGTAACACGTATTTAGAAAATCGTTTCCAAACTAAAATAGAAGAATACGAAGCATATCTCGATTAA